The stretch of DNA GAAGACAACCGTTTCTATGCCATTGTCCATGCAGTGAACTTACGTAAGCGATTCAACCCGCCATTACCGGACCATAGTTTTGGGAACTTGTACCAGATCGCAATGACAATCCCAACCAAAAATTCCCAACAAGATTGCCGCAACCTCGTCAACCAAATTGGAGAATCGATACGGAAAATTGACGCTGAGAACATAAAACGACTTCGAGATGGATCAGGTCGATACTTAGAATTTATGAAGGAGGGCACGAAAAGCTTCATGAAAGGCGAGATGATCACGTTCAATGTTACAAGTTTATGTAATTTCCCAATTTACGAAGTCGATTTCGGGTGGGGAAAGCCGGCTTGGGTCGGTTCGGCCGGGTTGACTTTTAAGAACCTCGTTGTTTTCATGGATCCTATAAATGGGGATGGGATCGAAGCTTGGATTAgcttaaaagaagaagaaatgggtACATTTGAAAACGATGAAATAATGCGGGGTTTTGTTGTTTCGTAATTTTCCATAGAATTTAGGTTTATTGTAAAATGGTCTCTAAACTATATATTAATTTTCAGATTGGTCCTTAATGTTTTTCAAATAACCTTATTATTAAGAAGcgaacataaacataaatcagtgTACTCAAAGAACCCTTACAGTATTTCAAAAACATTAACCCGGATTTGTTTAAGGTCTTAGCTACTCACTTTAATCGTAAAAGTTCCATCGAGGCCCCtatattaggaattaaattgcattttgccTCCTTTACTCAAAAATTAAGTTTATTAATCCATGTatgttaaatcaaagagtaaattgatcctttctattaaaatttttatccatttgTACCATTACAAACTGGCTTAATTGACGGAATAACCAGAAATTGACACATGGCATGCCACGTGTGCCTCATGTTGATGTATAGGGACCAATTTTTAACGGTAtaaatggatagaatttttaacagaatgaccaaTCTGCTCTTTGGCCTAATGTATATAGACTAATTTGCTCACTTTTTTAAGTAGAGAtggtaaaatacaatttaatctcAAGAGCAGACCCTCTCAAGTTTTTAATGAAAAGACCAATGTTATCAGGTCGATTGACCAAATGGTCTCTGTTATTCTCTTAATTGGAGAGGATATCTATTCAAGAAATCTGTGAAGGGAAGGGCCCGTCTGAGACCAGTTAACGGATCGCTCCTCTACACCTACCGTCGCGAAAGTAGAATCTTACTTCATTTACTCAAATTTCGGCGGCTAGAGCTACCATCCATCCCAGAAAGTGGCTAGAACACTTTTCTTTAGTTAACAACAGCTTCGAATATGATATTGATACTTGACTCTATACCGCCTACGAACTTACTTTAAACTTTAGGCGAAATACTATACTTTACTATACGATCACTGAAAAAGAAGCGTTTTATATAGCTGTGAAATCTTGCAAGATTTCATATCTCTCCCACGTGTGATTCATCCTAACAACTATCGATTAGGTTTTTCTACTTAATTAAGCTGGTTATGcaaagtttttaaatttgttCACATAGGCAGCGTGATTGGGGGGCATATTTGTTGCTTCCCAATGTAGTTAGTTCACCACACAGGCATGTTAGTACTAAACTGCAGAAAACTATTCTTAGTACAAGGTCCTCTATAGTACTTTTACCCGCTTTAACTAGTGCAACCAAACTACATGGCTAAGCCTTGTCGTTGCTGTTGTTCTTCTTCTTTTCGGCGTTTTGCTTTGGAACAGGCTGAATTCTCTGATAAGGAGTCCTAGTCAATGTCTCCCCCCTCAAAGCAGCTGCACTATCGATCACTCGGATCATCTTTCCACTGGAGCTCCCCAAGGTATTCCGCTAATCGCTCTTGGTTCACTTTCCCCATCatctaataataataagaaaaaggtAGGAACCCGTAGTTTATGATGCTTCAACGAATCAAGCAGGGAATCAtgatataaattatgtaaaacaTTCAATGAATCGATGAATTAACCATGGTTGGAAGTCAAGAGTCAAGTGGGGTGCTTACGAAGGATTCGGGGCAGGCGTTTTGGCGCCGCTGGGCCACCAACTGAGGGTTGCGGGAGCTGGTAAGTTGCATGACACCGTAGCCAATGACACCCGAAACGACGCCACAAATGGTGGCAAACGCCAAGAACAGTTTCGATTCCCTTGTCCTCCTCACTAACCACCGCGAAGTCTCACCTTTTTCCCACAGTATCAATACTGTTCGGTCTAGTGAAAAAAGTTAAGTTAatcgaattgataaattttattttatcaacaaaacttaaattaaaatatttttaaaccagTTAAGTCGAACCGAATCCGAGTTAGAGATGTAAGGATTCCATATGCACtacgaaaaaaaaaaagaacaaaagcaAATTTCCAAACCTGATAGAAGGAAAGATCAATTTGCAAATTAATCGAACCGAATTAACAGAAATTCAAGAATAATCCgatttaaattaacaaaaatgtTTATTAAGCTTCACTAATATAAGCTGGAACCCTAAAATACAGAATAATCTCATATAGTAATGtgcaagaaattgaaaaatatatatattttagtttcatCCCAATATAAAATCTGATATAATCATAAAAATTACCAGTAAAATCTATTTTATCTATATCTAACCCGAGGAGCCATTAGCCATCGATTCACTGGTCTCGACCGTTGCTTCACTATGGAAAGCTTTCTTTTCCGCAAGTTCTTCCAAGCGTTTCCATGTATTTTCCCGTTTTGCTTCGGTCTCGTCTTCTTTCGATTCGTCTTCCTGGAACTTGAGTAAGCATTCCTTGAACAGCTCCGGGTCAAGATCGTTGAAGATTTTGCGGACGTTTAGTGTCAAGCTATGTACGGCTTGGTTCCAGTGATTTCTCGCGTTTTTCTCCAAGGCCGGGAAAATGATCGGAAGTATGACTTTGCGGTTTTGAATGATTAAGTTCTCGATGTGATCGTTGTTCCACAAAAACAAAGCCCGCTCGGCTACCTGAGAAAAGGAAAACACAAGGATAAAAATTATAAGTTCCACGAATGATCAAAATGGTACAACCCTAAGCAAGGTTTTCGGAACTGGGCCAATAATCAAATTCCCCAGTTCAACTGGTCCGACCGGTCTATCCAGTTCAACACCAATTCCCGGTTCAATGCCCCTCTCTGGGTACCGGCCGGTCCGGTTTAAACAACCTTGACCCTAAGTTACTCAAATTCGGATATAAGTATCAGACAAGGATCCTAAGAAGATCATATCATAGTATACATGTCCGGATATACATGAGAACGATCAAACAACATAAAAATGAATTCATAAGTGAAATGAAGTAAAATTCATACGACATCATACAGAATCAAGGAACGATTTCCAGCAGAGTGCATGCTCAACATGGAGAGTTTTTTCAATGAAAGtatgctcaaaatatacaatATCACCAAACAGAAAGAAGAATCCAGAACTTATCAGCAAAATCTCCAGATTTTATCGTTGTTTTTACATCCATTCCTaatcaaaatgaaaagaaaatgtgtATCACCATGAAGCTATTCAGGGGAGAAGCTAGAATTTTTTTAGGGGCcgaatttgaattataaattttttagagggttaaaaatataatttcgtcattgtattaatgtaatattttacaattttcaagGGATTAAACTATAAACCTTTTGTTTTTGGAAAGAgcataattgaattttaaaatttaatagaggccaaaatacaattttaccattaaattaacttaaaacttGCAAATACTCAAGGGACTAAAGGGGCAATTTTCATTCCCCTCTAGCTTTGTCCCTAAAGTTATTCTATGTTATTCcgactttatttttcttgaagtatctATGACTGGCACATCTCAAACCTGTGTATGGGATATATACCCTAATCGAGCACAATCATATCTGACACTTACACCGGAGTCTGAGTAACATAGCAGTTATTAGCAAGAAATTTATGTGTCGGACTAAGATAACTAAAATAAAGTATCGAAACAACATAAATAAAGGACTCTTACACGAATGAAGATGAATGCTAAATTACTACTGATAGAATGTTAATGAATTCAAAAACACCACTTCGGAGGGTAATCTTGTTTCGAATTTACCTGGCAAACGAATTTCTGGATATTGAAATGTTATAAAATACAGTATGTGTCAGACACCCATTTCTCTAGAAGAATATGTGTCGGACACCCGTACCTGAAGCATATTCGGACATGGGTATATATATGACCATTAGAGggaaaaaataacataaacaaaccCATATAGGACATTCTCATATCCCACATTCACACCCAAGTCCGAGCAACATAGCTCTACCCTGCCTTTATCATAACAATCAACATGAAAATAAGACCAAGAATACCGCCTAACTACAAAATAATTTCCCAAGGAAAAGGTGTTTCAGTTATCGACATTTTAAACTTCCCGAGCTATTCCTGTTCATAACAGTACACCTATTTGTTAATTTCACCAGTGGAACCTCTAGAAAATAACATTTCGTAGGGCCTTGATATTAGCCAATCCCATTTTGGCAACTGCTCAACCATTTCCCGACTCTGCAATCAGGTTCTAATCTAAACACCACCAAAGGGAATGACACTATACGTACAAATTGCAATGAAGATGAAATAGTCAACTTCAAGCTGTTCTAACATCATTAGACAAATTCAAACCACCACTTAAACTGACCGCAAAATCAATCGGCTCGTATTGTCCTATAACATTTTCTTTACCTAccttttattatacattttacaCAACAATGAGATCATTTCAAGGAAAGAGTAATGAAACTCAAGTTTTTCGATATTAAAAATTTAGCAGGCCCTGGACTTGAATTCGAATCACCAACAGCCTTCTGCACAACTTGATGACATGGTAGACGGTACCGTTTCAGTCCTCAACCAGTACCAAATACTCTAGATTCTGTTTTGGTTAATATTACAGTGTGTTGCAACCCATATACCAACTTGTACCGGCATGTACCAGATAGTACAATTTTTTATTTGCatgtatatataacatataattcatttagaaactaaaaatcaaacaatagatatatatatgtaaaaaatatttaagaatatCAATAAACCTGAAACAGTAAAATGAAACACACCACTGCTGGCACGTACCAGGACAAAAATAGTATTCTCACTGGTAGTACAAACTACCTTGCTTGATGAGCTCAAATAATCTCGGAAAATGTTGTGATAATGAAGGACAAGACATTGACCCGTGGAGGGGGGGGGGATCAGGCATATATCAGGCATTCAATATTTGAGTAAAGACAATAAGGTCTCCAAGTTGAGATACAAAATAAACAGATATAAAGCATCATCCATTTCGAATTAAAAGATGCATAAAATATACGTAATTTGCATAATTTTCTCACCTGAAAGTGCAGACTGTTCAAACATCGAGCAATTTGGCGAAATAATGGCATCATGCAGCGTTGAAACTCGGGTGGCTGAGTTGCTTCTAAAACTTCTTCCAATTCATTTAGGAACATGACTTCCTTCGAACTATTAGTGATAGGCCAGTACTTTAATAACCCCCTAATAACAGTATCGGCAAGCTTGCAGTCTTTCTCGACAAACTGCGTAATACAGTAAGATAACTGCTGATGATACATGGCTAAACATTTCGGTTTATGCAACGGAATCAACGCCCGAACAAGGAATACTTTATGTTCTTCTTTTAGTGGCAACGCAAACCCATTAATAATACTGCCCAAAATTTCCAAAAGTTCAGCAATTCCGTTGTGTTTCTCGGTCTCAAAAATAAAACGGAAAAAAATGTTGTTTATAGCTTTCCGAATGAATGGTCGATGAACCATGAATTTGCCGTAGATGCGATGAAGAATTGTTTTCAAATATTCTCTTTCTCTAGGATCTTCAGAATCAAACAAGTCAAGTAATTTCAAGATGAAGGGTTGATCGACATATCTTTTGGCTAATTTTGCATCGGTCTCGGGTGAAGCTATAAACCTCAAAAGAAACTCATAAACAATTTGCAAGTGTGGCCAAGCAGGATCCATTGAAGGTTCTTCCTCTTCTAAATCGACACCTTCTATGACTTTATTCTCACGTGGTTGCGGATTAAAGCTCCTAAACAAGTTCGCCGAAACCATTTTAACAATTTCTTGTAACACAACATCTGAAAATTTCCCATTCGCGGAAGTCACATACTCTACAAGCTCTAA from Gossypium hirsutum isolate 1008001.06 chromosome D04, Gossypium_hirsutum_v2.1, whole genome shotgun sequence encodes:
- the LOC107898641 gene encoding LOW QUALITY PROTEIN: serine/threonine protein phosphatase 2A 57 kDa regulatory subunit B' theta isoform (The sequence of the model RefSeq protein was modified relative to this genomic sequence to represent the inferred CDS: deleted 1 base in 1 codon), which codes for MLKQILSKLPRKSSKSANNREHGGHHNAYYSSVSGGGSRTSDFGTGKSANLSVSSFAVSSPTTDVGWKSADLKQNGNHMLSSYEAMPAFKDVPASERQNLFVKKLNLCCVIFDFTDPTKNLKEKEIKRQTLLELVEYVTSANGKFSDVVLQEIVKMVSANLFRSFNPQPRENKVIEGVDLEEEEPSMDPAWPHLQIVYEFLLRFIASPETDAKLAKRYVDQPFILKLLDLFDSEDPREREYLKTILHRIYGKFMVHRPFIRKAINNIFFRFIFETEKHNGIAELLEILGSIINGFALPLKEEHKVFLVRALIPLHKPKCLAMYHQQLSYCITQFVEKDCKLADTVIRGLLKYWPITNSSKEVMFLNELEEVLEATQPPEFQRCMMPLFRQIARCLNSLHFQVAERALFLWNNDHIENLIIQNRKVILPIIFPALEKNARNHWNQAVHSLTLNVRKIFNDLDPELFKECLLKFQEDESKEDETEAKRENTWKRLEELAEKKAFHSEATVETSESMANGSSDRTVLILWEKGETSRWLVRRTRESKLFLAFATICGVVSGVIGYGVMQLTSSRNPQLVAQRRQNACPESFMMGKVNQERLAEYLGELQWKDDPSDRSAAALRGETLTRTPYQRIQPVPKQNAEKKKNNSNDKA